From the Bubalus kerabau isolate K-KA32 ecotype Philippines breed swamp buffalo chromosome 2, PCC_UOA_SB_1v2, whole genome shotgun sequence genome, one window contains:
- the LOC129643641 gene encoding 60S ribosomal protein L13a-like has product MVVVVRCEGINISGNFYRNKLKYLDFLRKRMNTNPSPGPYHFRAPSRIFWRTVRGMLPHKTKRGQAALERLKVFDGIPPPYDKKKRMVVPAALKVVRLKPTRKFAYLGRLAHEVGWKYQAVTATLEEKRKEKAKIHYRKKQQLMRLWKQAEKNIEKKIGKFTEVLKTHGFLV; this is encoded by the coding sequence ATGGTTGTGGTCGTGCGCTGTGAGGGCATCAACATTTCTGGCAATTTCTACAGAAATAAGTTGAAATACCTGGATTTTCTCCGCAAGCGGATGAACACCAACCCCTCCCCTGGCCCCTACCACTTCCGAGCCCCCAGCCGCATCTTCTGGCGGACAGTGCGAGGCATGCTGCCCCACAAGACCAAGCGGGGCCAAGCTGCTCTGGAGCGCCTCAAGGTGTTTGATGGGATCCCACCACCCTATGACAAGAAAAAGCGAATGGTGGTTCCTGCTGCCCTCAAGGTTGTGCGTCTGAAGCCTACTCGCAAGTTTGCCTACTTAGGGCGCCTGGCTCATGAGGTTGGCTGGAAGTACCAGGCAGTAACAGCCAccctggaggagaagagaaaggagaaggccAAGATCCACTACCGGAAAAAGCAGCAGCTCATGAGGCTATGGAAGCAGGCTGAAAAGAACATCGAGAAGAAAATTGGCAAATTCACAGAGGTCCTCAAGACTCACGGATTCCTAGTCTGA